Proteins from a single region of Orcinus orca chromosome 20, mOrcOrc1.1, whole genome shotgun sequence:
- the MARK4 gene encoding MAP/microtubule affinity-regulating kinase 4 isoform X3, translating to MGDLLSGVGLKSATRGPVAMAGVNRPSTQVDWMGAAHLSCSVSPAQHGTLGIGRSSDKGPSWSSRSLGARCRNSIASCPEEQPHVGNYRLLRTIGKGNFAKVKLARHILTGREVAIKIIDKTQLNPSSLQKLFREVRIMKGLNHPNIVKLFEVIETEKTLYLVMEYASAGEVFDYLVSHGRMKEKEARAKFRQIVSAVHYCHQKNIVHRDLKAENLLLDAEANIKIADFGFSNEFTLGSKLDTFCGSPPYAAPELFQGKKYDGPEVDIWSLGVILYTLVSGSLPFDGHNLKELRERVLRGKYRVPFYMSTDCESILRRFLVLNPAKRCTLEQIMKDKWINIGYEGEELKPYTEPEEDFGDTKRIEVMVGMGYTREEIKEALTSQKYNEVTATYLLLGRKTEEGGDRGTPGLALARVRAPSDTTNGTSSSKGTSHSKGQRSSSSTYHRQRRHSDFCGPSPAPLHPKRSPTSTGEAELKEERLPGRKASCSAAGSGSRGLPPSSPMVSSAHNPNKAEIPERRKDSTSTPNNLPPSMMTRRNTYVCTERPGAERPSLLPNGKENSSGTPRVPPASPSSHSLAPPSGERSRLARGSTVRSTFHGGQVRDRRAGGGAGGGVQNGPPASPTLAHEAAPLPTGRPRPTTNLFTKLTSKLTRRVTLDPSKRQNSNRCVSGASLPQGSKIRSQTNLRESGDLRSQVAIYLGIKRKPPPGCSDSPGV from the exons ATGGGGGATCTTCTCTCTGGCGTGGGTTTGAAAAGCGCCACGAGGGGACCAGTGGCCATGGCTGGAGTTAACCGCCCCAGCACACAGGTGGATTGGATGGGCGCTGCCCACCTCTCATGCTCCGTCTCCCCCGCCCAGCATGGCACCCTGGGCATTGGCCGCTCCTCGGACAAGGGACCGTCCTGGTCCAGCCGCTCCCTGGGTGCCCGCTGCCGGAACTCCATCGCCTCCTGTCCGGAAGAGCAGCCCCATGTAGGCAACTACCGCCTGCTGAGGACCATTGGGAAGGGCAACTTTGCCAAAGTCAAGCTGGCCCGGCACATCCTTACCGGCCGGGAG GTCGCCATCAAGATCATCGATAAAACCCAGCTGAACCCCAGCAGCCTGCAGAAG ctGTTCCGAGAAGTCCGTATCATGAAGGGCCTAAACCACCCCAACATCg TGAAGCTCTTCGAGGTGATCGAGACAGAGAAGACGCTGTACCTGGTGATGGAATATGCAAGTGCTG GAGAAGTGTTTGACTACCTCGTGTCACACGGCCGCATGAAGGAGAAGGAAGCTCGAGCCAAGTTCCGACAG attGTATCGGCTGTGCACTACTGTCACCAGAAAAACATTGTACACAGGGACCTGAAG GCCGAGAACCTCTTGCTGGACGCCGAGGCCAACATCAAGATCGCCGACTTTGGCTTCAGCAATGAGTTCACGCTGGGCTCGAAGCTGGACACGTTCTGCGGGAGCCCCCCGTACGCCGCCCCGGAGCTGTTCCAGGGCAAGAAGTACGACGGGCCGGAGGTGGACATCTGGAGCCTCGGCGTCATCCTGTACACCCTCGTCAGCGGCTCCCTGCCCTTCGACGGGCACAACCTCAAG GAGCTGCGAGAGCGAGTCCTCAGAGGGAAGTACCGGGTCCCTTTCTACATGTCAACAGACTGTGAGAGCATCCTGCGGAGATTTTTGGTGCTGAACCCAGCGAAACGCTGTACTCTCGAG CAAATCATGAAAGACAAATGGATCAACATCGGCTATGAGGGTGAGGAGTTGAAGCCATACACAGAGCCCGAGGAGGACTTCGGGGACACCAAGCGAATCG AGGTGATGGTGGGTATGGGCTACACGcgggaagaaatcaaagaggcctTGACCAGCCAGAAGTACAACGAAGTGACCGCCACCTACCTCCTGCTGGGCAGGAAGACTGAG GAGGGTGGGGACCGGGGCACCCCGGGGCTGGCCCTGGCACGGGTGCGGGCGCCCAGCGACACCACCAATGGAACAAGCTCCAGTAAAGGCACCAGCCACAGCAAAGGGCAGCGGAGCTCCTCGTCCACCTACCACCGCCAGCGCAGGCACAGCGACTTCT GTGGCCCATCCCCTGCACCCCTGCACCCCAAGCGCAGCCCAACCAGCACAGGGGAGGCGGAGCTGAAGGAGGAGCGCCTGCCAGGCCGGAAGGCGAGCTGCAGTGCCGCGGGGAGCGGGAGCCGAGGGCTGCCCCCCTCCAGCCCCATGGTCAGCAGCGCCCACAACCCCAACAAGGCAGAGATCCCAGAGCGGCGGAAGGACAGTACGAGCACCCCT AACAACCTCCCCCCCAGCATGATGACCCGCAGAAACACCTACGTTTGCACAGAACGCCCGGGGGCTGAGCGCCCATCCCTGTTGCCAAATGGCAAAGAAAACAG CTCGGGGACCCCACGGgtgccccccgcctccccctccaGTCACAGCCTGGCTCCCCCATCAGGGGAGCGGAGCCGCCTGGCACGCGGCTCCACCGTCCGCAGCACGTTCCACGGTGGCCAGGTCCGGGACAggcgggcagggggcggggcaggtgggggcGTGCAGAATGGGCCCCCCGCCTCTCCCACACTGGCCCATGAGGCCGCACCCCTGCCCACTGGGCGGCCCCGCCCCACCACCAACCTCTTCACCAAGCTGACCTCCAAACTGACCCGAAG GGTTACCCTCGATCCCTCTAAACGGCAGAACTCTAACCGCTGTGTTTCGGGCGCCTCTCTGCCCCAGGGATCCAAGATCA gGTCACAGACGAACCTGAGAGAATCGGGGGACCTGAGGTCACAAG TTGCCATCTACCTTGGGATCAAACGGAAACCGCCCCCCGGCTGCTCCGATTCCCCTGGAGTGTGA
- the MARK4 gene encoding MAP/microtubule affinity-regulating kinase 4 isoform X1, translating into MGDLLSGVGLKSATRGPVAMAGVNRPSTQVDWMGAAHLSCSVSPAQHGTLGIGRSSDKGPSWSSRSLGARCRNSIASCPEEQPHVGNYRLLRTIGKGNFAKVKLARHILTGREVAIKIIDKTQLNPSSLQKLFREVRIMKGLNHPNIVKLFEVIETEKTLYLVMEYASAGEVFDYLVSHGRMKEKEARAKFRQIVSAVHYCHQKNIVHRDLKAENLLLDAEANIKIADFGFSNEFTLGSKLDTFCGSPPYAAPELFQGKKYDGPEVDIWSLGVILYTLVSGSLPFDGHNLKELRERVLRGKYRVPFYMSTDCESILRRFLVLNPAKRCTLEQIMKDKWINIGYEGEELKPYTEPEEDFGDTKRIEVMVGMGYTREEIKEALTSQKYNEVTATYLLLGRKTEEGGDRGTPGLALARVRAPSDTTNGTSSSKGTSHSKGQRSSSSTYHRQRRHSDFCGPSPAPLHPKRSPTSTGEAELKEERLPGRKASCSAAGSGSRGLPPSSPMVSSAHNPNKAEIPERRKDSTSTPNNLPPSMMTRRNTYVCTERPGAERPSLLPNGKENSSGTPRVPPASPSSHSLAPPSGERSRLARGSTVRSTFHGGQVRDRRAGGGAGGGVQNGPPASPTLAHEAAPLPTGRPRPTTNLFTKLTSKLTRRVTDEPERIGGPEVTSCHLPWDQTETAPRLLRFPWSVKLTSSRPPEALMAALRQATAAARCRCRQPQPFLLACLHGGAGGPEPLSHFEVEVCQLPRPGLRGVLFRRVAGTALAFRTLVTRISNDLEL; encoded by the exons ATGGGGGATCTTCTCTCTGGCGTGGGTTTGAAAAGCGCCACGAGGGGACCAGTGGCCATGGCTGGAGTTAACCGCCCCAGCACACAGGTGGATTGGATGGGCGCTGCCCACCTCTCATGCTCCGTCTCCCCCGCCCAGCATGGCACCCTGGGCATTGGCCGCTCCTCGGACAAGGGACCGTCCTGGTCCAGCCGCTCCCTGGGTGCCCGCTGCCGGAACTCCATCGCCTCCTGTCCGGAAGAGCAGCCCCATGTAGGCAACTACCGCCTGCTGAGGACCATTGGGAAGGGCAACTTTGCCAAAGTCAAGCTGGCCCGGCACATCCTTACCGGCCGGGAG GTCGCCATCAAGATCATCGATAAAACCCAGCTGAACCCCAGCAGCCTGCAGAAG ctGTTCCGAGAAGTCCGTATCATGAAGGGCCTAAACCACCCCAACATCg TGAAGCTCTTCGAGGTGATCGAGACAGAGAAGACGCTGTACCTGGTGATGGAATATGCAAGTGCTG GAGAAGTGTTTGACTACCTCGTGTCACACGGCCGCATGAAGGAGAAGGAAGCTCGAGCCAAGTTCCGACAG attGTATCGGCTGTGCACTACTGTCACCAGAAAAACATTGTACACAGGGACCTGAAG GCCGAGAACCTCTTGCTGGACGCCGAGGCCAACATCAAGATCGCCGACTTTGGCTTCAGCAATGAGTTCACGCTGGGCTCGAAGCTGGACACGTTCTGCGGGAGCCCCCCGTACGCCGCCCCGGAGCTGTTCCAGGGCAAGAAGTACGACGGGCCGGAGGTGGACATCTGGAGCCTCGGCGTCATCCTGTACACCCTCGTCAGCGGCTCCCTGCCCTTCGACGGGCACAACCTCAAG GAGCTGCGAGAGCGAGTCCTCAGAGGGAAGTACCGGGTCCCTTTCTACATGTCAACAGACTGTGAGAGCATCCTGCGGAGATTTTTGGTGCTGAACCCAGCGAAACGCTGTACTCTCGAG CAAATCATGAAAGACAAATGGATCAACATCGGCTATGAGGGTGAGGAGTTGAAGCCATACACAGAGCCCGAGGAGGACTTCGGGGACACCAAGCGAATCG AGGTGATGGTGGGTATGGGCTACACGcgggaagaaatcaaagaggcctTGACCAGCCAGAAGTACAACGAAGTGACCGCCACCTACCTCCTGCTGGGCAGGAAGACTGAG GAGGGTGGGGACCGGGGCACCCCGGGGCTGGCCCTGGCACGGGTGCGGGCGCCCAGCGACACCACCAATGGAACAAGCTCCAGTAAAGGCACCAGCCACAGCAAAGGGCAGCGGAGCTCCTCGTCCACCTACCACCGCCAGCGCAGGCACAGCGACTTCT GTGGCCCATCCCCTGCACCCCTGCACCCCAAGCGCAGCCCAACCAGCACAGGGGAGGCGGAGCTGAAGGAGGAGCGCCTGCCAGGCCGGAAGGCGAGCTGCAGTGCCGCGGGGAGCGGGAGCCGAGGGCTGCCCCCCTCCAGCCCCATGGTCAGCAGCGCCCACAACCCCAACAAGGCAGAGATCCCAGAGCGGCGGAAGGACAGTACGAGCACCCCT AACAACCTCCCCCCCAGCATGATGACCCGCAGAAACACCTACGTTTGCACAGAACGCCCGGGGGCTGAGCGCCCATCCCTGTTGCCAAATGGCAAAGAAAACAG CTCGGGGACCCCACGGgtgccccccgcctccccctccaGTCACAGCCTGGCTCCCCCATCAGGGGAGCGGAGCCGCCTGGCACGCGGCTCCACCGTCCGCAGCACGTTCCACGGTGGCCAGGTCCGGGACAggcgggcagggggcggggcaggtgggggcGTGCAGAATGGGCCCCCCGCCTCTCCCACACTGGCCCATGAGGCCGCACCCCTGCCCACTGGGCGGCCCCGCCCCACCACCAACCTCTTCACCAAGCTGACCTCCAAACTGACCCGAAG gGTCACAGACGAACCTGAGAGAATCGGGGGACCTGAGGTCACAAG TTGCCATCTACCTTGGGATCAAACGGAAACCGCCCCCCGGCTGCTCCGATTCCCCTGGAGTGTGAAGCTGACCAGCTCGCGCCCGCCCGAGGCCCTGATGGCGGCTCTGCGCCAGGCCACGGCGGCCgcccgctgccgctgccgccagCCACAGCCGTTCCTGCTGGCCTGCCTGCACGGGGGTGCGGGCGGGCCCGAGCCCCTGTCCCACTTTGAAGTGGAGGTCTGCCAGCTGCCCCGGCCAGGCCTGCGAGGAGTGCTCTTCCGCCGCGTGGCGGGCACTGCCCTGGCCTTCCGCACCCTCGTCACCCGCATCTCCAATGACCTCGAGCTCTGA
- the MARK4 gene encoding MAP/microtubule affinity-regulating kinase 4 isoform X5 yields the protein MGDLLSGVGLKSATRGPVAMAGVNRPSTQVDWMGAAHLSCSVSPAQHGTLGIGRSSDKGPSWSSRSLGARCRNSIASCPEEQPHVGNYRLLRTIGKGNFAKVKLARHILTGREVAIKIIDKTQLNPSSLQKLFREVRIMKGLNHPNIVKLFEVIETEKTLYLVMEYASAGEVFDYLVSHGRMKEKEARAKFRQIVSAVHYCHQKNIVHRDLKAENLLLDAEANIKIADFGFSNEFTLGSKLDTFCGSPPYAAPELFQGKKYDGPEVDIWSLGVILYTLVSGSLPFDGHNLKELRERVLRGKYRVPFYMSTDCESILRRFLVLNPAKRCTLEQIMKDKWINIGYEGEELKPYTEPEEDFGDTKRIEVMVGMGYTREEIKEALTSQKYNEVTATYLLLGRKTEEGGDRGTPGLALARVRAPSDTTNGTSSSKGTSHSKGQRSSSSTYHRQRRHSDFCGPSPAPLHPKRSPTSTGEAELKEERLPGRKASCSAAGSGSRGLPPSSPMVSSAHNPNKAEIPERRKDSTSTPNNLPPSMMTRRNTYVCTERPGAERPSLLPNGKENRAGEKPQIVTASTSSGWLGFKLLCLSLFGLFQLACEGNQHRLAGA from the exons ATGGGGGATCTTCTCTCTGGCGTGGGTTTGAAAAGCGCCACGAGGGGACCAGTGGCCATGGCTGGAGTTAACCGCCCCAGCACACAGGTGGATTGGATGGGCGCTGCCCACCTCTCATGCTCCGTCTCCCCCGCCCAGCATGGCACCCTGGGCATTGGCCGCTCCTCGGACAAGGGACCGTCCTGGTCCAGCCGCTCCCTGGGTGCCCGCTGCCGGAACTCCATCGCCTCCTGTCCGGAAGAGCAGCCCCATGTAGGCAACTACCGCCTGCTGAGGACCATTGGGAAGGGCAACTTTGCCAAAGTCAAGCTGGCCCGGCACATCCTTACCGGCCGGGAG GTCGCCATCAAGATCATCGATAAAACCCAGCTGAACCCCAGCAGCCTGCAGAAG ctGTTCCGAGAAGTCCGTATCATGAAGGGCCTAAACCACCCCAACATCg TGAAGCTCTTCGAGGTGATCGAGACAGAGAAGACGCTGTACCTGGTGATGGAATATGCAAGTGCTG GAGAAGTGTTTGACTACCTCGTGTCACACGGCCGCATGAAGGAGAAGGAAGCTCGAGCCAAGTTCCGACAG attGTATCGGCTGTGCACTACTGTCACCAGAAAAACATTGTACACAGGGACCTGAAG GCCGAGAACCTCTTGCTGGACGCCGAGGCCAACATCAAGATCGCCGACTTTGGCTTCAGCAATGAGTTCACGCTGGGCTCGAAGCTGGACACGTTCTGCGGGAGCCCCCCGTACGCCGCCCCGGAGCTGTTCCAGGGCAAGAAGTACGACGGGCCGGAGGTGGACATCTGGAGCCTCGGCGTCATCCTGTACACCCTCGTCAGCGGCTCCCTGCCCTTCGACGGGCACAACCTCAAG GAGCTGCGAGAGCGAGTCCTCAGAGGGAAGTACCGGGTCCCTTTCTACATGTCAACAGACTGTGAGAGCATCCTGCGGAGATTTTTGGTGCTGAACCCAGCGAAACGCTGTACTCTCGAG CAAATCATGAAAGACAAATGGATCAACATCGGCTATGAGGGTGAGGAGTTGAAGCCATACACAGAGCCCGAGGAGGACTTCGGGGACACCAAGCGAATCG AGGTGATGGTGGGTATGGGCTACACGcgggaagaaatcaaagaggcctTGACCAGCCAGAAGTACAACGAAGTGACCGCCACCTACCTCCTGCTGGGCAGGAAGACTGAG GAGGGTGGGGACCGGGGCACCCCGGGGCTGGCCCTGGCACGGGTGCGGGCGCCCAGCGACACCACCAATGGAACAAGCTCCAGTAAAGGCACCAGCCACAGCAAAGGGCAGCGGAGCTCCTCGTCCACCTACCACCGCCAGCGCAGGCACAGCGACTTCT GTGGCCCATCCCCTGCACCCCTGCACCCCAAGCGCAGCCCAACCAGCACAGGGGAGGCGGAGCTGAAGGAGGAGCGCCTGCCAGGCCGGAAGGCGAGCTGCAGTGCCGCGGGGAGCGGGAGCCGAGGGCTGCCCCCCTCCAGCCCCATGGTCAGCAGCGCCCACAACCCCAACAAGGCAGAGATCCCAGAGCGGCGGAAGGACAGTACGAGCACCCCT AACAACCTCCCCCCCAGCATGATGACCCGCAGAAACACCTACGTTTGCACAGAACGCCCGGGGGCTGAGCGCCCATCCCTGTTGCCAAATGGCAAAGAAAACAG AGCTGGAGAGAAGCCCCAGATTGTCACAGCTTCAACATCCTCTGGTTGGCTGGGTTTCAAACTTCTTTGCCTGAGTCTGTTCGGTCTCTTTCAGCTGGCATGTGAGGGAAACCAGCACAGACTGGCTGGAGCATAA
- the MARK4 gene encoding MAP/microtubule affinity-regulating kinase 4 isoform X4, which produces MSSRTALAPGNDRNSDTHGTLGIGRSSDKGPSWSSRSLGARCRNSIASCPEEQPHVGNYRLLRTIGKGNFAKVKLARHILTGREVAIKIIDKTQLNPSSLQKLFREVRIMKGLNHPNIVKLFEVIETEKTLYLVMEYASAGEVFDYLVSHGRMKEKEARAKFRQIVSAVHYCHQKNIVHRDLKAENLLLDAEANIKIADFGFSNEFTLGSKLDTFCGSPPYAAPELFQGKKYDGPEVDIWSLGVILYTLVSGSLPFDGHNLKELRERVLRGKYRVPFYMSTDCESILRRFLVLNPAKRCTLEQIMKDKWINIGYEGEELKPYTEPEEDFGDTKRIEVMVGMGYTREEIKEALTSQKYNEVTATYLLLGRKTEEGGDRGTPGLALARVRAPSDTTNGTSSSKGTSHSKGQRSSSSTYHRQRRHSDFCGPSPAPLHPKRSPTSTGEAELKEERLPGRKASCSAAGSGSRGLPPSSPMVSSAHNPNKAEIPERRKDSTSTPNNLPPSMMTRRNTYVCTERPGAERPSLLPNGKENSSGTPRVPPASPSSHSLAPPSGERSRLARGSTVRSTFHGGQVRDRRAGGGAGGGVQNGPPASPTLAHEAAPLPTGRPRPTTNLFTKLTSKLTRRVTLDPSKRQNSNRCVSGASLPQGSKIRSQTNLRESGDLRSQVAIYLGIKRKPPPGCSDSPGV; this is translated from the exons CATGGCACCCTGGGCATTGGCCGCTCCTCGGACAAGGGACCGTCCTGGTCCAGCCGCTCCCTGGGTGCCCGCTGCCGGAACTCCATCGCCTCCTGTCCGGAAGAGCAGCCCCATGTAGGCAACTACCGCCTGCTGAGGACCATTGGGAAGGGCAACTTTGCCAAAGTCAAGCTGGCCCGGCACATCCTTACCGGCCGGGAG GTCGCCATCAAGATCATCGATAAAACCCAGCTGAACCCCAGCAGCCTGCAGAAG ctGTTCCGAGAAGTCCGTATCATGAAGGGCCTAAACCACCCCAACATCg TGAAGCTCTTCGAGGTGATCGAGACAGAGAAGACGCTGTACCTGGTGATGGAATATGCAAGTGCTG GAGAAGTGTTTGACTACCTCGTGTCACACGGCCGCATGAAGGAGAAGGAAGCTCGAGCCAAGTTCCGACAG attGTATCGGCTGTGCACTACTGTCACCAGAAAAACATTGTACACAGGGACCTGAAG GCCGAGAACCTCTTGCTGGACGCCGAGGCCAACATCAAGATCGCCGACTTTGGCTTCAGCAATGAGTTCACGCTGGGCTCGAAGCTGGACACGTTCTGCGGGAGCCCCCCGTACGCCGCCCCGGAGCTGTTCCAGGGCAAGAAGTACGACGGGCCGGAGGTGGACATCTGGAGCCTCGGCGTCATCCTGTACACCCTCGTCAGCGGCTCCCTGCCCTTCGACGGGCACAACCTCAAG GAGCTGCGAGAGCGAGTCCTCAGAGGGAAGTACCGGGTCCCTTTCTACATGTCAACAGACTGTGAGAGCATCCTGCGGAGATTTTTGGTGCTGAACCCAGCGAAACGCTGTACTCTCGAG CAAATCATGAAAGACAAATGGATCAACATCGGCTATGAGGGTGAGGAGTTGAAGCCATACACAGAGCCCGAGGAGGACTTCGGGGACACCAAGCGAATCG AGGTGATGGTGGGTATGGGCTACACGcgggaagaaatcaaagaggcctTGACCAGCCAGAAGTACAACGAAGTGACCGCCACCTACCTCCTGCTGGGCAGGAAGACTGAG GAGGGTGGGGACCGGGGCACCCCGGGGCTGGCCCTGGCACGGGTGCGGGCGCCCAGCGACACCACCAATGGAACAAGCTCCAGTAAAGGCACCAGCCACAGCAAAGGGCAGCGGAGCTCCTCGTCCACCTACCACCGCCAGCGCAGGCACAGCGACTTCT GTGGCCCATCCCCTGCACCCCTGCACCCCAAGCGCAGCCCAACCAGCACAGGGGAGGCGGAGCTGAAGGAGGAGCGCCTGCCAGGCCGGAAGGCGAGCTGCAGTGCCGCGGGGAGCGGGAGCCGAGGGCTGCCCCCCTCCAGCCCCATGGTCAGCAGCGCCCACAACCCCAACAAGGCAGAGATCCCAGAGCGGCGGAAGGACAGTACGAGCACCCCT AACAACCTCCCCCCCAGCATGATGACCCGCAGAAACACCTACGTTTGCACAGAACGCCCGGGGGCTGAGCGCCCATCCCTGTTGCCAAATGGCAAAGAAAACAG CTCGGGGACCCCACGGgtgccccccgcctccccctccaGTCACAGCCTGGCTCCCCCATCAGGGGAGCGGAGCCGCCTGGCACGCGGCTCCACCGTCCGCAGCACGTTCCACGGTGGCCAGGTCCGGGACAggcgggcagggggcggggcaggtgggggcGTGCAGAATGGGCCCCCCGCCTCTCCCACACTGGCCCATGAGGCCGCACCCCTGCCCACTGGGCGGCCCCGCCCCACCACCAACCTCTTCACCAAGCTGACCTCCAAACTGACCCGAAG GGTTACCCTCGATCCCTCTAAACGGCAGAACTCTAACCGCTGTGTTTCGGGCGCCTCTCTGCCCCAGGGATCCAAGATCA gGTCACAGACGAACCTGAGAGAATCGGGGGACCTGAGGTCACAAG TTGCCATCTACCTTGGGATCAAACGGAAACCGCCCCCCGGCTGCTCCGATTCCCCTGGAGTGTGA
- the MARK4 gene encoding MAP/microtubule affinity-regulating kinase 4 isoform X2 has translation MSSRTALAPGNDRNSDTHGTLGIGRSSDKGPSWSSRSLGARCRNSIASCPEEQPHVGNYRLLRTIGKGNFAKVKLARHILTGREVAIKIIDKTQLNPSSLQKLFREVRIMKGLNHPNIVKLFEVIETEKTLYLVMEYASAGEVFDYLVSHGRMKEKEARAKFRQIVSAVHYCHQKNIVHRDLKAENLLLDAEANIKIADFGFSNEFTLGSKLDTFCGSPPYAAPELFQGKKYDGPEVDIWSLGVILYTLVSGSLPFDGHNLKELRERVLRGKYRVPFYMSTDCESILRRFLVLNPAKRCTLEQIMKDKWINIGYEGEELKPYTEPEEDFGDTKRIEVMVGMGYTREEIKEALTSQKYNEVTATYLLLGRKTEEGGDRGTPGLALARVRAPSDTTNGTSSSKGTSHSKGQRSSSSTYHRQRRHSDFCGPSPAPLHPKRSPTSTGEAELKEERLPGRKASCSAAGSGSRGLPPSSPMVSSAHNPNKAEIPERRKDSTSTPNNLPPSMMTRRNTYVCTERPGAERPSLLPNGKENSSGTPRVPPASPSSHSLAPPSGERSRLARGSTVRSTFHGGQVRDRRAGGGAGGGVQNGPPASPTLAHEAAPLPTGRPRPTTNLFTKLTSKLTRRVTDEPERIGGPEVTSCHLPWDQTETAPRLLRFPWSVKLTSSRPPEALMAALRQATAAARCRCRQPQPFLLACLHGGAGGPEPLSHFEVEVCQLPRPGLRGVLFRRVAGTALAFRTLVTRISNDLEL, from the exons CATGGCACCCTGGGCATTGGCCGCTCCTCGGACAAGGGACCGTCCTGGTCCAGCCGCTCCCTGGGTGCCCGCTGCCGGAACTCCATCGCCTCCTGTCCGGAAGAGCAGCCCCATGTAGGCAACTACCGCCTGCTGAGGACCATTGGGAAGGGCAACTTTGCCAAAGTCAAGCTGGCCCGGCACATCCTTACCGGCCGGGAG GTCGCCATCAAGATCATCGATAAAACCCAGCTGAACCCCAGCAGCCTGCAGAAG ctGTTCCGAGAAGTCCGTATCATGAAGGGCCTAAACCACCCCAACATCg TGAAGCTCTTCGAGGTGATCGAGACAGAGAAGACGCTGTACCTGGTGATGGAATATGCAAGTGCTG GAGAAGTGTTTGACTACCTCGTGTCACACGGCCGCATGAAGGAGAAGGAAGCTCGAGCCAAGTTCCGACAG attGTATCGGCTGTGCACTACTGTCACCAGAAAAACATTGTACACAGGGACCTGAAG GCCGAGAACCTCTTGCTGGACGCCGAGGCCAACATCAAGATCGCCGACTTTGGCTTCAGCAATGAGTTCACGCTGGGCTCGAAGCTGGACACGTTCTGCGGGAGCCCCCCGTACGCCGCCCCGGAGCTGTTCCAGGGCAAGAAGTACGACGGGCCGGAGGTGGACATCTGGAGCCTCGGCGTCATCCTGTACACCCTCGTCAGCGGCTCCCTGCCCTTCGACGGGCACAACCTCAAG GAGCTGCGAGAGCGAGTCCTCAGAGGGAAGTACCGGGTCCCTTTCTACATGTCAACAGACTGTGAGAGCATCCTGCGGAGATTTTTGGTGCTGAACCCAGCGAAACGCTGTACTCTCGAG CAAATCATGAAAGACAAATGGATCAACATCGGCTATGAGGGTGAGGAGTTGAAGCCATACACAGAGCCCGAGGAGGACTTCGGGGACACCAAGCGAATCG AGGTGATGGTGGGTATGGGCTACACGcgggaagaaatcaaagaggcctTGACCAGCCAGAAGTACAACGAAGTGACCGCCACCTACCTCCTGCTGGGCAGGAAGACTGAG GAGGGTGGGGACCGGGGCACCCCGGGGCTGGCCCTGGCACGGGTGCGGGCGCCCAGCGACACCACCAATGGAACAAGCTCCAGTAAAGGCACCAGCCACAGCAAAGGGCAGCGGAGCTCCTCGTCCACCTACCACCGCCAGCGCAGGCACAGCGACTTCT GTGGCCCATCCCCTGCACCCCTGCACCCCAAGCGCAGCCCAACCAGCACAGGGGAGGCGGAGCTGAAGGAGGAGCGCCTGCCAGGCCGGAAGGCGAGCTGCAGTGCCGCGGGGAGCGGGAGCCGAGGGCTGCCCCCCTCCAGCCCCATGGTCAGCAGCGCCCACAACCCCAACAAGGCAGAGATCCCAGAGCGGCGGAAGGACAGTACGAGCACCCCT AACAACCTCCCCCCCAGCATGATGACCCGCAGAAACACCTACGTTTGCACAGAACGCCCGGGGGCTGAGCGCCCATCCCTGTTGCCAAATGGCAAAGAAAACAG CTCGGGGACCCCACGGgtgccccccgcctccccctccaGTCACAGCCTGGCTCCCCCATCAGGGGAGCGGAGCCGCCTGGCACGCGGCTCCACCGTCCGCAGCACGTTCCACGGTGGCCAGGTCCGGGACAggcgggcagggggcggggcaggtgggggcGTGCAGAATGGGCCCCCCGCCTCTCCCACACTGGCCCATGAGGCCGCACCCCTGCCCACTGGGCGGCCCCGCCCCACCACCAACCTCTTCACCAAGCTGACCTCCAAACTGACCCGAAG gGTCACAGACGAACCTGAGAGAATCGGGGGACCTGAGGTCACAAG TTGCCATCTACCTTGGGATCAAACGGAAACCGCCCCCCGGCTGCTCCGATTCCCCTGGAGTGTGAAGCTGACCAGCTCGCGCCCGCCCGAGGCCCTGATGGCGGCTCTGCGCCAGGCCACGGCGGCCgcccgctgccgctgccgccagCCACAGCCGTTCCTGCTGGCCTGCCTGCACGGGGGTGCGGGCGGGCCCGAGCCCCTGTCCCACTTTGAAGTGGAGGTCTGCCAGCTGCCCCGGCCAGGCCTGCGAGGAGTGCTCTTCCGCCGCGTGGCGGGCACTGCCCTGGCCTTCCGCACCCTCGTCACCCGCATCTCCAATGACCTCGAGCTCTGA